A stretch of Paenibacillus peoriae DNA encodes these proteins:
- a CDS encoding IS1182 family transposase (programmed frameshift) produces the protein MLRSNREKQQSYEFVSIEDLVPQDHLLRKVDKYIDFSFIDDKVRPLYCADNGRPAIDPTVLFKMIFLGYFYGIRSERQLEREIQTNLAYRWFLGLGLTDKVPDHTTISWNRRTRFKDTTIFQDIFDEIVLQAISHRMVGGRVLVTDSTHVKANANRHQYTKEQVLQNTKDYMDELNEAVKDDRRNHGKKPLKSREEVNEEKEIKVSKTDPDSGYMIRDGKPEGFFYLDHRTVDMKYNLITDVHVTPGNVHDSVPYLSRLDRQRERFGFQVEAVALDSGYLTTPICRGLQNRKIFAVIAHRRFHPRQGLFPKWKFEYDAKRNAYRCPAQQELPYRTTDRKGYRQYASDPAQCQHCPLLSQCTQSRNHRKVVTRHVWEDSKEWVRSNRLSPSGKKLYRKRKETIERSFADAKELHGFRYCRLRGLPNVREQALMTAAVQNMKKMAIHLDRLEKQG, from the exons ATGCTACGCTCCAACCGCGAAAAACAACAATCCTACGAATTTGTTTCCATCGAAGATCTGGTTCCTCAAGATCACTTGCTCCGCAAAGTAGATAAGTATATCGATTTTTCGTTTATCGATGATAAAGTTCGACCACTGTATTGTGCAGACAACGGGCGTCCTGCCATTGATCCTACCGTATTGTTTAAAATGATCTTTCTCGGTTATTTCTATGGCATTCGCTCAGAACGGCAACTCGAGCGAGAAATTCAGACGAACCTAGCTTATCGTTGGTTTCTGGGGTTGGGCTTAACGGATAAAGTTCCGGACCATACGACGATTAGCTGGAATCGTCGCACTCGCTTTAAAGACACCACGATCTTTCAAGATATCTTCGATGAAATTGTGCTGCAGGCGATCTCTCACCGAATGGTGGGTGGGCGTGTTCTCGTCACCGATTCCACACACGTCAAAGCCAATGCTAACAGGCACCAGTACACCAAAGAACAAGTGTTGCAGAATACTAAAGACTATATGGACGAGCTGAACGAAGCGGTGAAGGATGACCGGAGAAACCACGGAAAAAAGC CCTTAAAATCCCGAGAGGAAGTGAACGAAGAAAAAGAAATTAAAGTGAGCAAAACAGACCCGGACAGCGGCTATATGATCCGTGATGGCAAGCCCGAAGGCTTCTTCTATCTGGACCACCGCACGGTGGATATGAAGTACAATCTGATTACGGACGTGCATGTGACACCAGGGAATGTACATGATTCTGTCCCCTATTTGTCCCGTTTGGATCGCCAAAGAGAACGTTTTGGTTTTCAAGTAGAAGCTGTTGCACTAGATTCAGGTTATTTAACAACGCCGATTTGCCGAGGTTTGCAGAACCGAAAGATTTTTGCCGTGATTGCTCACCGAAGATTCCATCCCAGACAAGGACTATTTCCGAAATGGAAGTTTGAATACGATGCCAAACGCAATGCGTATAGATGCCCAGCCCAACAGGAACTGCCCTACCGAACGACGGACCGTAAGGGATACCGGCAGTATGCCTCTGACCCAGCTCAGTGCCAGCATTGCCCACTGCTAAGTCAGTGTACCCAGTCTCGAAACCACCGCAAAGTGGTGACTCGGCATGTCTGGGAAGACAGCAAAGAGTGGGTACGGAGCAACCGGCTGAGCCCATCTGGTAAAAAGCTGTACCGCAAACGAAAAGAGACGATTGAGCGAAGCTTCGCGGATGCCAAAGAGCTCCATGGGTTTCGCTATTGCCGTTTGCGCGGTCTTCCAAACGTCAGGGAACAAGCCCTTATGACGGCAGCCGTGCAGAACATGAAGAAGATGGCGATCCACCTAGATCGCCTGGAGAAACAGGGGTAA
- a CDS encoding Mrp/NBP35 family ATP-binding protein has protein sequence MQSREQVIELLQQVREPYTGRRLVDLHFIRDVVVKEDRVSLTAISLNNQEETLAELEREIRQTLEEAGLSHVHIRIREASEHEKSAIQAGENTEDAADPVLTKGHAVGMEEHELLNPASGVRFIAIASGKGGVGKSTVAVNLAAALARHGKRVGLIDADIYGFSVPDMIGVEDVPSVEEGIIQPVERFGIKIMSMGFFVRENNPVIWRGPMLGRMLRQFFSDVEWGKLDYMILDLPPGTGDVALDVHQMIPQSEEIIVTTPHATAAFVAARAGAMALQTDHKVIGVVENMSYYVSSTGEKDYVFGRGGGAMLADTLHTKLLAQIPLGIPDNHPSEADFSPSVYKSESATGAIYNDIAAQIMILHTKSK, from the coding sequence ATGCAATCAAGAGAGCAAGTTATAGAGTTACTTCAACAAGTACGGGAGCCTTATACAGGACGCCGTCTAGTCGATCTCCATTTTATTCGGGATGTGGTTGTTAAAGAGGATCGTGTATCCTTGACCGCTATTAGTCTGAATAACCAGGAAGAGACGCTTGCAGAACTGGAGCGGGAAATCCGGCAGACTTTAGAAGAGGCGGGATTAAGTCACGTCCATATTCGTATTCGTGAGGCATCTGAGCATGAAAAGTCCGCAATTCAAGCTGGGGAGAATACCGAGGACGCCGCTGACCCGGTTTTGACCAAAGGACATGCTGTCGGTATGGAAGAACATGAGCTGCTTAACCCAGCATCTGGCGTCCGGTTTATTGCTATTGCAAGCGGAAAAGGTGGTGTCGGAAAATCGACAGTAGCTGTAAATTTGGCTGCTGCTTTAGCTAGACATGGGAAGCGTGTGGGTTTAATTGATGCGGATATCTATGGATTCAGTGTGCCGGATATGATTGGAGTAGAGGATGTGCCTTCTGTCGAAGAGGGTATCATTCAGCCAGTGGAGCGATTTGGTATCAAAATCATGTCTATGGGCTTCTTTGTCAGAGAGAACAACCCGGTGATCTGGAGAGGTCCCATGCTGGGGAGAATGCTCAGACAGTTTTTTAGTGATGTCGAATGGGGAAAACTGGACTATATGATTCTCGATTTACCACCAGGCACTGGCGATGTAGCGCTTGACGTACATCAAATGATTCCGCAGAGTGAAGAAATCATTGTCACTACTCCACATGCAACGGCGGCTTTTGTAGCTGCACGTGCAGGCGCAATGGCGCTTCAAACGGATCATAAGGTCATCGGTGTTGTGGAGAACATGTCTTATTATGTGTCCTCCACTGGAGAAAAGGACTATGTTTTTGGGCGAGGAGGAGGGGCTATGCTGGCAGACACTCTTCATACAAAACTTCTTGCTCAAATTCCGCTGGGTATTCCAGATAATCATCCGTCAGAAGCCGACTTTTCTCCATCAGTATATAAATCCGAGTCGGCGACAGGAGCCATTTACAATGATATTGCTGCTCAAATTATGATCTTGCACACGAAATCTAAATAA
- the pdaB gene encoding polysaccharide deacetylase family sporulation protein PdaB: protein MNSFFYVLNGKKIKRFLIVMAAAVFTVGVIYVETDNVTVFSEEAPTAIYSVPTDKKLIALTFDISWGDKRTAPILKVLEDKKVTKSTFFLSAPWSKTHPELVNQIKESGFEIGSHGHKHENYSSLSDEDIRKQISIAHTTLTELTGQSPKLIRMPNGDFDKRVLQVAGTLGYKTIQWDTDSLDWKNPGTQVIIDRVVNKAHPGDIVLLHASDSCKQTHEALPVIIDKLRAQGYEFVTVSELLQQGTVKGKEVRDQALGL, encoded by the coding sequence ATGAATTCTTTTTTCTATGTATTAAACGGTAAAAAAATCAAACGATTCTTAATCGTAATGGCTGCAGCCGTCTTTACCGTTGGAGTCATTTATGTAGAAACCGATAATGTTACGGTTTTTTCCGAGGAAGCACCAACCGCTATTTATAGTGTACCCACGGACAAAAAGTTGATCGCTCTCACCTTTGATATTAGTTGGGGGGATAAGCGTACTGCCCCCATCTTAAAAGTCCTTGAGGATAAAAAAGTGACCAAGTCCACCTTTTTCCTTTCTGCCCCTTGGAGTAAAACACATCCAGAGCTTGTGAATCAGATTAAAGAAAGTGGATTTGAAATCGGCAGTCATGGCCATAAACATGAAAATTACAGTAGCTTAAGCGATGAAGATATTCGTAAGCAGATTTCAATTGCTCATACCACATTAACCGAACTGACGGGACAGTCCCCGAAGTTGATCCGTATGCCTAATGGCGACTTTGATAAAAGGGTCCTTCAGGTTGCCGGCACTTTAGGCTACAAAACCATTCAGTGGGATACAGATTCCCTGGATTGGAAAAACCCTGGTACTCAGGTCATAATCGACCGTGTTGTAAATAAAGCGCATCCTGGCGATATCGTCCTTCTGCATGCCAGTGATTCCTGTAAACAAACGCATGAAGCCTTGCCCGTCATTATCGACAAGTTGCGTGCACAGGGCTATGAATTCGTGACTGTATCTGAACTGCTTCAACAGGGTACAGTAAAAGGCAAAGAGGTACGCGATCAGGCACTGGGTCTTTAA
- a CDS encoding stage II sporulation protein M — protein sequence MGLKAFFHDLHTTRRLIFISAILFCTSIIVGWLSTGTIQSMLAQQMKGLGEVAQRLQNSEHPQWSFFVFIFFNNAIKCVLVIFMGAVFGIVPFIFLIVNGMVLGFVVHLQTDIGRSIYEVVVKGLLPHGVIELPVLIIACAFGLKFGINIMSTIGTSIGLKRKETGLSWDVFMKQTLRVSIWSVILLLIAAAIESGITYRLLSQ from the coding sequence ATGGGACTAAAAGCTTTTTTTCACGATTTACACACGACAAGACGGCTAATTTTTATCTCTGCAATTCTTTTCTGCACAAGTATTATAGTGGGATGGTTAAGTACAGGCACTATTCAATCCATGCTGGCGCAACAAATGAAGGGGCTGGGAGAAGTAGCGCAGCGCTTGCAGAATTCTGAGCATCCACAATGGAGTTTTTTTGTATTTATCTTTTTCAATAATGCAATTAAATGTGTGCTGGTTATATTTATGGGGGCTGTATTTGGAATCGTACCGTTTATATTTTTGATTGTGAACGGTATGGTATTAGGGTTCGTAGTACACTTGCAGACAGATATAGGAAGAAGTATCTATGAGGTTGTTGTAAAAGGGTTACTGCCTCATGGTGTGATTGAATTGCCAGTTTTGATTATCGCCTGTGCTTTCGGATTGAAGTTCGGAATCAACATAATGTCTACTATAGGTACAAGCATAGGGCTAAAGCGTAAAGAAACTGGCCTGTCGTGGGATGTATTTATGAAACAAACGTTGAGGGTGTCCATATGGTCTGTCATCTTACTGCTTATAGCAGCTGCAATTGAGAGTGGCATAACTTATCGTTTATTGTCACAATAA
- the ppc gene encoding phosphoenolpyruvate carboxylase: MTELTLTANKNQSNNLLRRDVRFLGNILGEVLVHQGGNELLDIVEKIRETSKSLRAGYQPELYENFKQMVSGLDTDIRHQVIRAFAIYFQLVNIAEQNHRIRRKRDYEHSAGEDVQPGSIESSVQELKQGGFSAEDVSNLLNELSLELVMTAHPTEATRRVILDIHKRISEDVMLLDNPMLTLREREQVRENLLNEVITLWQTDELRDRKPTVLDEVRNGMYYFHETLFHVLPDVYQELERCLDKYYPEQKWHIPTYLRFGSWIGGDRDGNPSVTSHVTWETLRMQRKLALREYQHTLKELMGYLSFSTSIVRVSDALLASIEEDRTHITLKKMEVWHNEKEPYRIKLAYMIAKVNNILDESKQGTNERYNSAEELIADLNVIDHSLRHHFADYVANTYIQKMIRQVELFGFHTATLDVRQHSQEHENAMTEILSKMNIVSDYSKLSEEEKINLLEKLLNEPRPITSPYLKYSDSTQECLDVYRTIYLAQEEFGKQSITSYLISMTQGASDLLEVMVLSKEVGLFRIEKDGTVICTLQSVPLFETIDDLHAAPDIMRRLMNLPVYRQSVAAMDQLQEIMLGYSDSNKDGGVVTANWELRVAMNSITEVVNEFGVKVKFFHGRGGALGRGGMPLNRSILAQPPHTIGGGIKITEQGEVLSSRYSLRGIAYRSLEQATSALITAVAYHRSGKKEVFEESWEEIIARISQVSLDKYQDLIFRDPDFFNFFKESTPLPEVGELNIGSRPSKRKNSERFEDLRAIPWVFAWTQSRYLLPAWYAAGTGLQSFYQNNEDNLKVLQTMFRDSAFFRSLIDTLQMAIAKADLLIAEEYAGMSDNEEARQRIFGQISAEFKLTSELILKITGQSEILDDVPVIQESIRLRNPYVDPLSYLQVQLLSELRELRDQNGDDTEMLREVLLTINGIAAGLRNTG; encoded by the coding sequence ATGACTGAGCTTACGTTAACCGCTAACAAAAACCAATCCAACAATCTGCTGCGGCGGGACGTTCGTTTTCTAGGGAATATTCTTGGTGAGGTATTGGTTCATCAGGGTGGCAACGAACTTTTGGATATCGTGGAGAAAATACGTGAGACAAGTAAATCGTTACGTGCCGGGTATCAGCCGGAGTTGTATGAGAATTTCAAACAAATGGTCAGCGGACTGGATACGGATATTCGTCACCAGGTTATTCGCGCGTTTGCGATTTATTTTCAGTTGGTGAATATCGCTGAGCAAAACCATCGTATTCGTCGTAAGCGGGATTATGAGCATTCGGCTGGTGAAGATGTTCAACCTGGTTCCATTGAAAGTTCCGTTCAGGAGCTTAAACAAGGGGGCTTCTCCGCTGAGGACGTTAGTAACTTGCTGAATGAGCTCTCTTTGGAGCTGGTCATGACCGCACATCCTACAGAAGCGACACGACGAGTAATACTTGATATCCATAAGCGCATTTCCGAGGACGTCATGCTGCTGGATAATCCGATGCTTACCTTGCGTGAGCGGGAACAGGTACGGGAGAATCTGCTAAACGAAGTAATTACGCTGTGGCAGACAGATGAGCTGCGTGATCGCAAGCCAACTGTATTAGATGAAGTAAGAAATGGAATGTATTATTTTCACGAGACCTTGTTTCATGTACTGCCAGATGTATATCAAGAATTGGAACGATGTTTAGACAAATATTATCCCGAACAAAAATGGCACATACCCACTTATCTGAGATTTGGTTCCTGGATCGGTGGAGACCGGGACGGCAATCCGTCTGTGACATCTCATGTGACTTGGGAAACGTTACGTATGCAGCGCAAGTTGGCTTTGAGAGAATATCAGCACACGTTAAAGGAACTCATGGGTTACTTGAGTTTCAGCACCAGCATTGTGCGAGTTTCCGATGCTCTGCTGGCTTCTATTGAAGAAGACCGTACTCACATTACACTTAAAAAGATGGAAGTATGGCATAACGAAAAAGAGCCTTACCGCATTAAACTGGCATATATGATTGCTAAAGTGAACAACATCCTGGATGAAAGCAAACAGGGTACCAATGAGCGTTACAATTCTGCGGAAGAGCTCATTGCAGACCTAAATGTTATTGACCACAGTCTGCGTCATCATTTTGCCGATTATGTGGCAAACACGTATATTCAAAAGATGATTCGCCAGGTAGAGTTGTTTGGATTCCATACAGCTACGCTGGATGTCCGTCAGCATAGTCAGGAACATGAAAATGCGATGACTGAAATTCTTTCTAAAATGAATATTGTGTCGGATTACAGTAAGCTGTCAGAAGAAGAAAAAATTAATCTGCTGGAAAAGCTGCTGAATGAACCTCGTCCGATTACTTCACCTTATTTAAAATATAGCGATAGCACACAGGAATGTCTTGATGTATATCGTACGATTTATTTGGCTCAGGAGGAATTCGGCAAGCAGTCCATTACAAGCTACTTGATCAGTATGACTCAGGGAGCTAGTGACTTACTGGAGGTTATGGTCTTATCCAAAGAGGTAGGCCTGTTCCGCATCGAGAAGGATGGCACTGTTATCTGTACGCTGCAATCTGTCCCTTTGTTCGAAACGATAGATGATCTGCACGCTGCACCTGATATTATGAGAAGATTGATGAACTTGCCTGTATATCGACAATCTGTGGCTGCGATGGACCAGCTTCAGGAGATTATGCTGGGATACTCGGACAGCAATAAAGATGGCGGTGTGGTTACAGCGAACTGGGAACTTCGGGTCGCTATGAACAGCATTACGGAAGTAGTTAATGAGTTTGGCGTAAAAGTGAAGTTTTTCCACGGTCGTGGAGGTGCGCTGGGTCGTGGAGGAATGCCACTTAATCGCAGTATTTTGGCTCAACCTCCTCATACGATTGGAGGCGGAATCAAGATTACGGAGCAAGGTGAAGTACTATCATCCCGATACTCGCTCAGAGGTATCGCGTACCGGAGCTTGGAGCAGGCAACATCGGCGCTGATTACGGCTGTAGCATATCATCGTTCCGGGAAGAAGGAAGTGTTTGAGGAGAGCTGGGAGGAGATTATCGCCCGCATTTCCCAAGTATCACTGGATAAGTATCAGGATTTGATTTTCCGAGATCCAGATTTCTTCAACTTCTTCAAAGAATCTACACCGTTGCCTGAGGTGGGCGAGCTCAACATTGGATCTCGTCCGTCCAAGCGTAAGAACAGCGAACGTTTTGAGGACTTGCGCGCCATTCCATGGGTTTTTGCATGGACACAAAGCCGTTACTTGTTACCTGCATGGTATGCGGCTGGAACAGGTTTGCAAAGCTTCTATCAAAACAATGAGGATAACCTTAAAGTGCTGCAAACGATGTTTAGGGACTCTGCTTTCTTCCGGTCACTTATTGATACACTGCAAATGGCAATCGCTAAAGCGGATTTACTGATTGCAGAAGAGTACGCTGGGATGTCGGATAATGAAGAGGCCCGGCAGCGTATTTTCGGGCAGATTTCAGCGGAGTTTAAGCTGACATCTGAGTTGATTTTGAAAATAACCGGACAATCCGAGATTTTGGACGACGTGCCGGTTATTCAGGAATCTATCCGCTTGCGTAATCCTTATGTCGATCCGTTAAGTTACTTGCAGGTTCAATTGCTAAGTGAGCTACGGGAGTTGCGGGATCAGAACGGTGATGATACGGAGATGCTACGTGAGGTATTGTTGACGATTAACGGAATTGCCGCAGGCTTGAGAAATACGGGCTGA
- the gerD gene encoding spore germination lipoprotein GerD, translating to MNWTRLRFVSTVCVLGVALSGCGSDQGSAPPQNSYKEMKTMVVDILKSDDGKKAVEEALTGENSSSKEGQSGQSSEEGGSGGGAGGSMGMKMLMPMQSAEQMKIAVKDTLISPEYKKEIEKIMTDPRFAGEFAKAINSQSKQLHMQLIKDPSYQKSIEAMLKSPELTKMYMDLTKTPEYRKQSMTVMHDAMQNPIFRLEVMNLLKTVVQEELQPKVEKKSGEQGGAGGDKQGGGGGEGGGEGEQGGSQ from the coding sequence ATGAATTGGACTCGTTTGCGATTTGTTAGCACGGTATGCGTACTGGGCGTTGCACTGAGTGGATGCGGCTCGGATCAGGGTTCTGCGCCCCCCCAGAACAGTTATAAAGAGATGAAAACGATGGTTGTCGATATCCTGAAAAGTGATGACGGAAAAAAAGCGGTAGAGGAAGCTTTAACTGGGGAAAACAGTTCATCCAAAGAAGGACAATCCGGTCAAAGCAGTGAAGAGGGTGGATCTGGTGGTGGGGCTGGTGGCAGCATGGGAATGAAGATGCTTATGCCCATGCAATCGGCTGAGCAGATGAAGATCGCAGTCAAAGATACTTTGATATCACCTGAATATAAAAAAGAAATCGAAAAGATTATGACTGATCCGCGTTTTGCCGGAGAATTTGCCAAAGCCATCAACAGCCAAAGCAAACAGCTTCATATGCAACTTATAAAAGACCCTTCTTATCAAAAATCAATTGAAGCAATGCTCAAGTCGCCAGAATTAACCAAAATGTATATGGACTTAACTAAAACCCCTGAATATCGCAAACAATCTATGACAGTCATGCATGATGCCATGCAAAATCCGATTTTCCGACTTGAGGTTATGAATTTACTCAAAACCGTCGTACAAGAGGAGCTTCAACCCAAGGTTGAGAAAAAAAGTGGTGAGCAAGGCGGTGCAGGCGGCGATAAGCAAGGTGGTGGCGGCGGCGAAGGTGGGGGCGAAGGAGAACAAGGAGGAAGCCAATAA